The Geothrix sp. genome has a window encoding:
- the gltA gene encoding NADPH-dependent glutamate synthase: MSESEAATNLISAGNLPTPNWHATHEEAQGQLTRMSEALGAGDWKGVDRGARWIFEVLRVHNEAEERELFPLLEEIGAESLHQRLHEDHRQMWDLNLQLLAEINDGQVRAPRSLTLLGQRLVDLIREHIETEEHLMLPLLKGKTLYWSDDETQDGYLILEKKLIAPETWSFIVQAPQVARGRKPGQFFMVAPFPESERIPLTLAGGDARRGYIHFIMQEVGATTQAMGKLSAGDRLYAVAGPMGTPTELVEEGTIVLMAGGYGSAAILPAAEELHAKGRRVITILGGRSRERVLLADELGKASAELIITTDDGTLGRQGLVTDALKDIIAREKVAQVVAVGPLPMMRAVSDLTKPHGIFTLVSLNALMVDGTGMCGGCRVSVGGQTKFACFDGPDFDGHQVDFNMLRMRQDWYKQEEKDICDPSECKIGRVAATGPVDYSQYLNEPVTELDWQNLDLGAIKPSQKMKIPRQEMACQPPELRVCNFDEVSLGLSPEQAKLEAARCIMCKHPACIEGCPVSINIPAFLQQIVNDDPQAAARVIKESSSLGSVCGRVCPQEKQCEIKCVVGIKGLPVSIGRLERFASDSMLGSQELPPVEAATGKKVAVIGAGPAGLTVAGELIKKGHQVTVYDALHKPGGVMLYGIPEFRLPNKIVDQEVDTLRRLGVKFVMNTLVGRSMTLEDLRQENDAIFMGTGAGLPKMMGIPGEEFKGVYTANEFLTRINLMRADLFPEYSTPVTIGKNVIIVGAGNTAMDASRAARRMGAEKVTVVYRRTINESTARKEELEHAMEEGVEFKFLTTPVQLHGNEKGWMTHAECAVMELGEPGPDGRRSPKMTDERIMIPCETLVVALGFDVNPLLAMTEKGLRTLKGGVVVVDNETGETSLPGVFAGGDVITGGATVILAMGQGRRAAAAIHKRLLGEAQAVV, from the coding sequence ATGTCTGAGTCCGAAGCGGCCACGAACCTGATCAGCGCTGGGAATCTTCCCACGCCGAACTGGCACGCCACCCATGAAGAGGCCCAGGGCCAGCTGACGCGCATGTCCGAAGCCCTGGGCGCGGGCGACTGGAAGGGCGTGGACCGGGGCGCCCGGTGGATCTTCGAGGTGCTGCGCGTCCACAACGAGGCCGAGGAGCGGGAACTGTTCCCCCTCCTGGAGGAGATCGGCGCCGAGTCCCTGCACCAGCGCCTGCACGAGGATCACCGCCAGATGTGGGATCTGAACCTGCAGCTGCTGGCCGAGATCAACGACGGCCAAGTGCGCGCCCCCCGCTCCCTCACCCTGCTGGGCCAGCGACTGGTGGACCTGATCCGCGAGCACATCGAGACGGAAGAGCACCTGATGCTCCCCTTGCTCAAGGGCAAGACCCTCTACTGGTCCGACGACGAGACCCAGGACGGCTACCTGATCCTCGAGAAGAAGCTCATCGCCCCCGAGACCTGGTCCTTCATCGTGCAGGCCCCCCAGGTGGCCCGGGGCCGCAAGCCCGGCCAGTTCTTCATGGTGGCCCCCTTCCCCGAGAGCGAGCGCATCCCCCTCACCCTCGCCGGCGGCGATGCCCGCCGAGGCTACATCCACTTCATCATGCAGGAGGTGGGCGCCACGACCCAGGCCATGGGCAAGCTCAGCGCGGGCGACCGCCTCTACGCCGTGGCCGGCCCCATGGGCACCCCCACGGAGCTGGTGGAGGAAGGCACCATCGTCCTGATGGCCGGCGGCTACGGGTCTGCGGCCATCCTGCCCGCGGCCGAGGAGCTGCACGCCAAGGGCCGCCGCGTGATCACCATCCTGGGCGGCCGCAGCCGGGAGCGCGTGCTGCTGGCCGATGAGCTGGGCAAGGCCTCCGCCGAACTGATCATCACCACCGATGACGGCACCCTGGGCCGCCAGGGCCTGGTGACGGACGCCCTCAAGGACATCATCGCCCGGGAGAAGGTGGCCCAGGTGGTGGCGGTGGGCCCCCTGCCCATGATGCGGGCCGTGTCCGACCTGACGAAGCCCCACGGCATCTTCACCCTCGTGAGCCTCAACGCCCTCATGGTCGATGGCACGGGCATGTGCGGCGGCTGCCGCGTCAGCGTGGGCGGGCAGACCAAGTTCGCCTGCTTCGACGGTCCCGACTTCGACGGCCACCAGGTGGACTTCAACATGCTCCGCATGCGCCAGGACTGGTACAAGCAGGAGGAGAAGGACATCTGCGATCCCTCCGAATGCAAGATCGGCCGCGTGGCCGCCACCGGCCCCGTGGACTACTCGCAGTACCTCAACGAGCCTGTGACGGAGCTGGACTGGCAGAACCTGGACCTGGGCGCCATCAAGCCCAGCCAGAAGATGAAGATCCCCCGCCAGGAGATGGCCTGCCAGCCGCCCGAGCTGCGCGTGTGCAACTTCGACGAGGTGAGCCTGGGCCTGTCGCCCGAACAGGCCAAGCTGGAGGCCGCCCGCTGCATCATGTGCAAGCACCCCGCCTGCATCGAAGGCTGCCCGGTGAGCATCAACATCCCGGCCTTCCTGCAGCAGATCGTCAATGACGATCCCCAGGCCGCGGCCCGCGTCATCAAGGAAAGCTCCTCGTTGGGCTCCGTCTGCGGTCGTGTCTGCCCGCAGGAGAAGCAGTGCGAGATCAAGTGCGTGGTGGGCATCAAGGGCCTGCCCGTGTCCATCGGCCGCCTGGAGCGCTTCGCCTCGGATTCCATGCTGGGCTCCCAGGAGCTGCCCCCGGTCGAGGCGGCCACGGGCAAGAAGGTCGCTGTCATCGGCGCGGGCCCCGCGGGCCTCACGGTCGCGGGGGAGCTCATCAAGAAGGGCCACCAGGTCACCGTCTACGACGCCCTCCACAAGCCCGGCGGCGTGATGCTCTACGGCATCCCCGAGTTCCGCCTGCCCAACAAGATCGTGGATCAGGAAGTGGACACCCTTCGCCGCCTGGGCGTGAAGTTCGTCATGAACACCCTGGTGGGCCGCAGCATGACGCTGGAGGATCTCCGCCAGGAGAACGACGCCATCTTCATGGGCACCGGCGCCGGCCTGCCCAAGATGATGGGGATCCCCGGCGAGGAGTTCAAAGGCGTCTACACCGCCAACGAGTTCCTCACCCGCATCAACCTCATGCGTGCCGACCTCTTCCCCGAATACTCCACGCCCGTGACCATCGGCAAGAATGTGATCATCGTCGGCGCTGGCAACACCGCCATGGACGCCTCCCGCGCCGCCCGCCGCATGGGCGCCGAGAAGGTCACGGTGGTCTACCGCCGCACCATCAATGAATCCACGGCCCGCAAGGAAGAGCTCGAGCACGCGATGGAGGAGGGGGTCGAGTTCAAGTTCCTCACCACCCCCGTGCAGCTCCACGGCAACGAGAAGGGCTGGATGACCCACGCCGAATGCGCCGTGATGGAGCTGGGCGAGCCCGGCCCCGACGGCCGCCGCAGCCCCAAGATGACCGACGAGCGCATCATGATCCCCTGCGAGACCCTGGTGGTCGCGCTGGGCTTCGATGTGAACCCCCTCCTGGCCATGACGGAAAAGGGATTGCGGACCCTCAAGGGGGGGGTTGTTGTCGTCGACAATGAAACTGGCGAGACCTCCCTCCCGGGCGTCTTCGCAGGCGGCGATGTCATCACCGGTGGCGCCACGGTGATCCTGGCCATGGGTCAGGGCCGCCGGGCCGCCGCCGCCATCCACAAACGCCTTTTGGGGGAAGCTCAGGCTGTGGTCTGA